One window of Globicephala melas chromosome 2, mGloMel1.2, whole genome shotgun sequence genomic DNA carries:
- the LOC132596764 gene encoding eosinophil cationic protein-like — MVPRQQNAQLPLFLLLGLLGMVISLHAQLTPAQRFQIQHLNMAHRRCDDAMRVVNRYRRACKGENTFLHTTFAAVARVCHTTNVTCPRSRRTNCHRSPRPVPVTYCNLTRKANDYRNCRYRQREDTRIYIIACGNRLPQDNARYPLVPVHLDDIV; from the coding sequence ATGGTTCCAAGACAGCAGAATGCCCAGCTTCCTCTCTTTTTGCTGCTGGGGCTCTTGGGAATGGTGATCTCACTCCACGCCCAATTAACCCCGGCTCAGAGGTTTCAGATTCAGCACCTAAATATGGCCCACCGTCGATGCGATGATGCAATGCGGGTGGTTAACCGTTACAGAAGGGCATGCAAAGGTGAAAATACTTTTCTCCACACAACGTTTGCTGCCGTAGCTCGTGTTTGTCACACCACAAATGTAACCTGCCCTAGATCACGCAGGACGAATTGTCATAGAAGCCCACGTCCAGTGCCTGTAACCTACTGCAACCTCACAAGAAAGGCAAACGATTATAGGAACTGCCGTTATAGACAGAGAGAGGATACGAGGATCTACATCATTGCGTGTGGAAACAGATTACCACAGGACAATGCCAGGTACCCCCTGGTTCCAGTTCACTTGGATGACATCGTCTAA